The genomic DNA CTGTGAATACATTAAGCTTAGTGTATATAGTACTTTGATATGCAATGCGTCGTTCGAACTGCAAAACTAGTATCTCAACCAAGTTTGTGAATGCATCAATCTTCTTAGATAGGAGTAGAGGCTGCAACAATCCCATGCAAAGATGAAGGATACGGTGCTTGCTATCTTTTACGATACAACAGAGATTTGAGCTCTGGAAAGAACTGCGTTCGCGTCAAGACCATGAAGAGAATCAATCATATGGACTCGCAGGGAGGCTGGCCCCCTTGCCATTTCGAACCCCAGCTCGGCTGCCAATCCGAAGACAGAGAGAGCGCAAGCAGTGGCTTCCAAAGGATTTGATGGTTCAACTGCAACAAAAGCTGCAATCAGAGCTGTGACAGTGCATCCGGTTGCTGTTATCTTCTGCAACATGGCCACTCCATTCTTTGCAGCTATAACTTTCTTCCCATCAGTTATGTAGTCAGTGGCTCCAGATACTGCAACAATGGAGCCACTCCTGAATGCCAGTGACTTGGCAGATTCAAGAGCGTCCAGTGATTCGTGGGAGCTGTCGACACCCTGCTTGCCAGGTTTTGTAAGACATGAGAAGTGAtccgaaaaaaaaatcaaaaaagaaactagaaattTTATGTGGTTTAACCAGCACTTGATGTAAAATGAAAACCTAGAAGAAAGGCAGTATTGAAGTAAAGCTTCTAGAAGGAAGACAGTAGTTTGCTATAGAATTGAGCCGTTGTTATGGTTTGAAACTTCTGTGCGTCAGTCAACACAAGTGAAACATCTAGTTTCATGCATCAACTGACACATGAAACCTACTTGAAACCTCAAGGCTGTGATAAAGGGCATCCTATGACATACATGAGCAATTTCTAGTTCTGCCAGCTATTTCACAAGCGATGGCAATTTTTGCGACAACTTCCACAAGTGGTGAGTTCATGAGTAATTCAGCACCAGAGTTTATGCAAGTGATGACACCTTTTGAGAGCAATTGCAAGGACAAATAGGGGTTTCTGCAAGGATGCAGATTCCTTCTCCCCTTTCCTCCTACAATCCTCTTCCTCGTACTATCCAACGCTATCCTCCTAGCCGCTGTCAGCATGCCCGGCACAGCATGACACTGTATTGTTTGATTCAGGGACTGAAACCTGGTATTTCAAATCTTGACCATAATTATGTAGCAGGTGAACTATCACACCTTCCATTTCCCTCGAATAATGAACTGTCCCTTTCATAACCTAACTCGAACAAGAAAGTCTCATATCATGGACCAAGGTGCAGAAGGACCTCTAGGATCTAGTTATGAATTATTCGATTTTCCCTTTTAACTGTAGTCCATGGCGAAGAGCACCTTATAAAGGTAAAAGCTTAAAAAGAAGCATATCCCATCCTTcctaaacaaaacaaaacaaaaaggtcAAATATGCGCCATCTTCCTAATCCTAGGAATTCTGTCAAATCCTTTCTAGCCACCTGGAATGCTAAATTGTTGGACAAACCAGGTTACCATTTAAGGAGACTTCATTAGAGACAATAATAAAATGAGGTCTTATGTGCTAGTCTAAGTATATTAGCTTTTGCaagctaaaataaaaataatcatgGGGCTAATCAAGTTCTTATTGCTATGTGTCAAATTTCCCAAGTAAGAAAACAATGAATCTCTTATAGACTATCAGTGGAGATGGCAGAAACATAAGCAGAAATAGGTTGTAGGATAATTCTTTCACAAGAAGCAACTAATTTAATCACAGAAACATATGATAGGATCACTAATTTTCCTAACTAAACATAAAGTACCCACTGTCTCTTGTTTGATATGCagtaattgttaagatagaattAGAAATGCTATGCACAATTGCATTCTATCTTTTGTGGGGGATGACAAATATTTGTTGAATAGTATGCATAGATGAGTGAAAATCTAGGAAAATCTTCATACTGTGGATTTTATGTATTATAACACCAAATTATAGAGCACCATAGTTAGAAGTTTAATAACACGAAGTTTGAATAAAGTTTAAACAGATACAAAAATGGTATTTTCCATCTCTAGAATGCATAACTCACACATAAGAATTTCTAATAAGGTCAGCTACAAATACCTATATAGAGTTGCATAAACATCATGAAAAGTATTGTGAAATGAGGCTAATTTAATTGGTGAAGAGccaaaaaaatatgaattaaCCAACTATATTGACTCCTATTGTACAGtattatttttctcttatttagaaCATATGTTGATCTTCCAATGATGCATGATAAAATAAAACACACCTTAATGGAGCACAATTTCCATGATTTCAATCTAGATTTAGCCACTTAGGATCTTATGTCCTATATCAAGAATTTGCTTAGACAATCAGGATCCTTAACAGAATCTGACATGGACTGGGATAATGAGTTTGTGATCATAGGTTCATTGTTCCTAGAAAATATctcaatcttaataaatttaaattgatgAAATATATCTattcatcaaagtcaaacaaGATTCTAAATAGAATCCGAATTGGACAAATCAGTAAGAGACATACCAAATGTAACAGCCAGCAAAATAGTGCATACAGATCATTCCAAGCTTGAAATTTATTGTGCTCCGACTACtatgtaaccaaaaagggcaacAAAATTGCCCTTTGAAGAACATTTGCATATTCGTTGCACGAAAAGGGCATATTGATCATCACATATTCTTTAGTCATTTATCTTCGATTTATTCTTATTTAAAAATCAGGTATTTGTGTACCAGATGATCGAATAGTTATCATGCAAAAAAATTAGATACCACAGTTAAATTAATACAAGCAAAGGCGAGAAATTTACCTTCGAATCCCGATTCCTGCACGCACGGCAGAGGGCAATGATCTCGGAGGGGTTCCCTCGGATCACAGTCGGCCCAAGGGCCACCAGGCCGAGGCACGCCTCCATCCGGAAGTCGGAAGCGGACACGGCAACAGGGTCGAGCACCCAGGGGCGCCCGGCGCGAGAAGCGGCTGCAGCCGCGGCCTGCATGGAAGGGAGCCAGCCGTCGGAGAGAGTGCCGATGTTGACGCAGAGAGCGTCGACCCGCGGTGTGAAGTCCTCGATCTCGCGGAGGGAGTGGACCATGGCTGGCGAAGCGCCGGCAGCCAGGAGTGCGTTGGCCATCAGATCCATGGAGACGAAGTTAGTGATGCACTGGACGAGCGGCGCGCGCGATCGGACTCTCTCTAAGAACCCCCACGCCCGCCCGCCCCAACCCGCCGCCGAACTGGCGATCTCCACCGCCGATGCTTCCGCCTCCCCCGCCATTGCGGAAGGCCGCCCGAGCcttatttttgttttcaatttttagAGTTAGGGATCCGCTATTGATTTATTTATAGGATTCTAAACGTGGCgaccatgatttttttttcttttttttttatatcccaTTTAGTCGGGTTAGGATGGTAAACAAGTCCAACAGAGTTGTAAGGTAATTAAGCGAGTCAAATTAATCCGAATCTAAAatgaattaagaaaataattatttaaatttaatttgatttattttttagctTAATTTAAGTTTGGCTTTCAGTTTGTCCCGTTTAAATAATAGTGAGttcttaattaaacttatttaattatttaaaattttttacttgtttaatttgagtttgataattcaaatattttttttatttattatttaggatattgataaaaattttat from Zingiber officinale cultivar Zhangliang chromosome 4A, Zo_v1.1, whole genome shotgun sequence includes the following:
- the LOC121971084 gene encoding hydroxyethylthiazole kinase-like; translated protein: MAGEAEASAVEIASSAAGWGGRAWGFLERVRSRAPLVQCITNFVSMDLMANALLAAGASPAMVHSLREIEDFTPRVDALCVNIGTLSDGWLPSMQAAAAAASRAGRPWVLDPVAVSASDFRMEACLGLVALGPTVIRGNPSEIIALCRACRNRDSKGVDSSHESLDALESAKSLAFRSGSIVAVSGATDYITDGKKVIAAKNGVAMLQKITATGCTVTALIAAFVAVEPSNPLEATACALSVFGLAAELGFEMARGPASLRVHMIDSLHGLDANAVLSRAQISVVS